The sequence below is a genomic window from Aquipuribacter hungaricus.
CGGCGCGACGGCGCGGCTCACGGCACGTGCGGGTGGGCCGCCGCCAGCTCCCGCAGCCGGCCGATCGCCGCCGACGCGTCCTCCGCGCCGTAGACCGCGGACCCGGCGACGAACACGTCCGCCCCGGCCTCGGCGCAGCGCGCCACCGTGTCCGCGCTCACGCCACCGTCGACCTGCACCCGCACGTCGAGCGCCGCGGCGTCGACGGCCCGCCGGACGCGCCGGACCTTGGGCAGCACGGAGTCCAGGAACTGCTGGCCGCCAAAGCCGGGCTCGACGGACATGACGAGCACCATGTCGAACTCGGCCAGCAGGTCCTCGTAGGCCGCGAACGAGGTCGCGGGCCGCAGCGCGAGCCCCGCCCTGGCCCCGGCCGCGCGCAGCGCCCGGGCGGTCCGTACCGGGGCCGCGGACGCCTCGGCGTGGATGGTCACGCCGGCCGCGCCCGCCTCGGCGTAGCCCACGGCCCAGCGGTCGACGTCGGCGACCATGAGGTGGCAGTCCACCGGGACCGGGGACACCCGGACCAGGGCCTCGACCACGGGCACGCCGAGCGTGAGGTTGGGCACGAAGTGGTTGTCCATGACGTCCACGTGCGCCCAGTCGGCGTCGGCGATGCGCTCGAGCTCGGCCTGGAGGTTGGCGAAGTCGGCGCTGAGGATGCTCGGGGCGATGAGAGGTGCGGCCACGGGTGCAGGCTAGGCGCACCCCCGGACGCTGCCCGCCCCGGTGCGCCGGGCCCGGTGCGTCAGCCCCGGTGCGTCAGGCCCCGCGGCGCAGCAGGGCCAGGAACATCCCGTCGGTGCCGTGCGCGTGCGGCCACAGCTGGACGTGCGGGCCGGCGGCGGAGCCGGTCACCTCGCGCCCGACCGCGGCGTCGAGCACCGCGGCGGCGTCGAGGACCTCGACCTGCGTGCCGTCCTTGGCGGCCCGGCGGACGGTGTCCTCGACGACGGCCGTGGTCTCGGCCAGGTGCGGGGAGCACGTGACGTACGCGACCACGCCACCGGGGCGGACCGCGCCGAGCGCGGAGGCCAGCAGCGAGCGCTGCAGCCCCGCCAGGCCGGCGAGGTCGCCCGGGGTGCGCCGCCACCGCGCCTCGGGCCG
It includes:
- the rpe gene encoding ribulose-phosphate 3-epimerase gives rise to the protein MAAPLIAPSILSADFANLQAELERIADADWAHVDVMDNHFVPNLTLGVPVVEALVRVSPVPVDCHLMVADVDRWAVGYAEAGAAGVTIHAEASAAPVRTARALRAAGARAGLALRPATSFAAYEDLLAEFDMVLVMSVEPGFGGQQFLDSVLPKVRRVRRAVDAAALDVRVQVDGGVSADTVARCAEAGADVFVAGSAVYGAEDASAAIGRLRELAAAHPHVP